From the genome of Gorilla gorilla gorilla isolate KB3781 chromosome 4, NHGRI_mGorGor1-v2.1_pri, whole genome shotgun sequence, one region includes:
- the LOC129533630 gene encoding short transient receptor potential channel 6-like, with protein sequence MVNLPLLEKNRFNENRGMIWAECKEIWTQGPKEYLFELWNMLDFGMLAIFSASFIVRFRAFWHASETQSIVDTNDTLKDLTKVTLGDNVKYYNLARREWDPSDPQMVSKGLCAVAVVLSFSGIACILPANESFGPLQMLLGGAVKDIFRFMVIFIMVFVAFMIGTFNFYSYYIGAKQNEAFTTVEESFKTLFWAIFGLSEVKSVVINYNHKFIENIGYVRYGVYNVTMVIVLLNVLIAMINNSFQETEDDADVE encoded by the coding sequence ATGGTTAACCTGCCTCTGCTAGAGAAAAACAGATTTAATGAGAACAGAGGCATGATATGGGCTGAATGTAAAGAAATTTGGACTCAAGGCCCCAAGGAATATTTGTTTGAGTTGTGGAATATGCTTGATTTTGGTATGTTAGCAATTTTTTCAGCATCATTCATTGTAAGATTCAGGGCATTCTGGCATGCTTCCGAAACACAGAGCATCGTTGATACAAATGATACTTTGAAGGACTTGACAAAAGTAACATTGGGAGATAATGTGAAATACTACAATTTGGCCAGGAGGGAGTGGGACCCCTCTGATCCTCAGATGGTGTCTAAAGGTCTTTGTGCAGTTGCTGTGGTTTTGAGTTTCTCTGGGATAGCTTGTATTTTGCCAGCAAATGAAAGCTTTGGACCTCTGCAGATGTTGCTTGGAGGAGCAGTCAAAGACATCTTCAGGTTCATGGTCATATTCATTATGGTGTTTGTGGCCTTTATGATTGGAACGTTCAACTTCTACTCCTACTACATTGGtgcaaaacaaaatgaagccTTCACAACAGTTGAAGAGAGTTTTAAGACACTGTTCTGGGCTATATTTGGACTTTCTGAAGTGAAATCAGTGGTCATCAACTATAACCACAAATTCATTGAAAATATTGGTTATGTTCGTTATGGAGTCTATAATGTTACAATGGTCATTGTTTTGCTAAATGTGTTAATTGCCATGATCAACAATTCATTCCAGGAAACTGAGGATGATGCTGATGTGGAGTAG